One Oncorhynchus masou masou isolate Uvic2021 unplaced genomic scaffold, UVic_Omas_1.1 unplaced_scaffold_931, whole genome shotgun sequence genomic window carries:
- the LOC135538216 gene encoding zinc finger protein 3-like encodes MSSLSYSPLAKEEEVCWKEKEALGLNIVVKEEEDGPVKGEEEAFRMKEEEEVEESFRVKDEEGIEAVTVKEEEVEAFRMKNEEEEAITFKEEEEDVIVKEPFGEEEEAILRKEEEEDVLGDEEEVEGEEEETEDLINTREKPDSHSDSGKSPSENPDPEIPKPTRRHNCSQCGKSFKWLSKLKEHERTHAVKKLFQCSHCEKRFNQSSLLKEHDKIHTGEKPFQCPQCGKGFTWLRHLKEHERIHTGEKPFHCSQCGKRYTRLAHLKIHERIHSGVKAYLCSQCGKNFRWLENLKQHERTHTGRSLTIALSVERILPH; translated from the exons ATGAGTTCACTAAGCTACTCCCCTCTTGCTAAAGAAGAAGAGGTCTGCTGGAAGGAGAAAGAAGCTCTGGGTCTGAACATTGTCGTAAAAGAAGAGGAAGATGGTCCagtaaaaggagaggaagaggcttTCAGaatgaaagaggaggaagaggtagaggaatCTTTTAGAGTGAAAGATGAAGAGGGGATAGAGGCTGtcacagtgaaagaagaggaggtagaagctttcagaatgaaaaatgaggaagaggaggccatAACATttaaagaagaagaggaggatgttatagtgaaagaaccttttggagaggaagaggaggctatcttacgtaaagaggaggaggaagacgtattgggagatgaagaggaggtggaaggagaggaagaggagactgaagatctgattaacacca GAGAGAAACCAGACTCTCACTCTGACAGTGGGAAGAGCCCTTCAGAGAATCCAGACCCAGAGATTCCCAAACCAACGAGACGACAcaactgctcccagtgtggaaagagttttaagtGGTTATCTAAGCTCAAAGAGCATGAGAGAACACACGCAGTAAAAAAGCTCTTCCAATGTTCCCATTGTGAAAAGAGATTTAACCAGTCATCACTTCTGAAAGAGCATgataaaatacacacaggagaaaagcctttccaatgtccccagtgtggaaagggttttacatggTTAAGGCACCTGAAAGAGCATGAgaggatacacacaggagagaagcctttccattgctcccagtgtggaaagcgtTATACTCGATTAGCACACCTAAAAATACATGAGAGAATTCACTCTGGAGTGAAGGCTTACCTCTGTTCCCAATGTGGAAAGAATTTTAGGTGGTTAGAGAACCTGAAGCAGCATGAAAGGACACATacagggagaagccttaccattgCGCTCAGTGTGGAAAGGATTTTACCACATTAG